A genome region from Brassica oleracea var. oleracea cultivar TO1000 chromosome C2, BOL, whole genome shotgun sequence includes the following:
- the LOC106324692 gene encoding uncharacterized protein LOC106324692 translates to MLVQRRVMRWKKIWKSFQAVSANGFIFSFTLLIALKLDHLLSHSWWFVFTPLWWLCHAIISRGRCSLPSPPMPHDENWTPFQYVMATPLLVAFEILLFLHLEDKYDVDLTFVFLPLLSFEVAILVVNLRKCLTRMPRNEETMSDEPLLYTWVSIWMVSFIAAITFTLVKSRAALELWDLSINFGIAELFGFLCAKWRKRSIHSDSHIPSSSSMGVRYGDEDSNIECGLLDIGGYVMKIPFITFQFILFLSLEGTPASPKKIPVLVLFVPLFLLQGAVVLSVTYISFSKSVLWIYNVGGPYGRYLARSSARVFLRFFQHCKRLLGCWSINEGSKEEQVRLHSGETTGYNTFSPKAALSEQTDSSQQEKNLCKVCFENPVNMVLLPCKHYVLCSTCCKKCKTCPICRELIKLRMPVYDA, encoded by the exons ATGTTGGTGCAGAGGAGAGTAATGAGATGGAAAAAAATTTGGAAGTCGTTTCAAGCGGTCTCCGCCAATGGTTTCATCTTCTCCTTCACGCTTCTTATTGCTCTCAAGCTTGATCATCTCCTTTCTCACTCATGGTG GTTTGTATTTACACCCTTGTGGTGGCTGTGTCATGCTATCATTTCGCGTGGTAGATGCTCGTTGCCTTCTCCACCGATGCCTCATGATGAGAAT TGGACTCCTTTTCAATATGTCATGGCAACGCCACTGCTTGTTGCTTTTGAGATCCTTCTCTTTCTACATCTTGAAGATAAATATG ATGTTGACTTAACGTTTGTCTTCTTACCCTTGCTTTCTTTCGAGGTAGCCATTTTGGTTGTTAATCTCAG AAAGTGTTTGACACGCATGCCTAGAAATGAGGAAACTATGAGTGATGAACCACTTCTC TACACATGGGTTTCCATATGGATGGTTTCCTTTATTGCTGCGATAACCTTCACTCTTGTTAAATCACGTG CTGCGTTGGAATTGTGGGACTTATCTATAAACTTTGG CATAGCAGAGTTATTTGGGTTTCTCTGCGCAAAGTGGAGGAAACGGTCAATCCATAGTGATTCACACATACCTAGCTCATCTTCAATGGGAGTAAGATATGGGGATGAGGACAGCAACATAGAATGCGGTCTCCTAGATATCGGTGGATATGTAATGAAAATCCCATTTATTACCTTTCAATTCATCCTTTTCTTGAGCTTAGAG GGAACACCTGCTTCTCCCAAAAAAATTCCGGTTTTAGTTCTGTTTGTACCTCTTTTTCTGCTACAAGGAGCTGTGGTGCTTTCTGTTACATATATCTCGTTCTCGAAATCTGTCTTGTGGATTTATAATGTTGGTGGTCCTTATGGAAGATATTTGGCGAGATCATCGGCTCGTGTATTCCTGAGATTCTTTCAACATTGTAAAAG ATTACTTGGCTGTTGGTCTATCAATGAAGGAAGTAAGGAGGAACAAGTTAGGCTCCACAGTGGAGAAACTACCGG ATACAACACATTCTCACCAAAAGCTGCATTGAGTGAGCAAACAGATAGCAGCCAGCAGGAGAAGAATCTTTGCAAAGTTTGCTTTGAGAATCCGGTCAACATGGTTCTACTCCCATGTAAACATTACGTCCTCTGCAG CACGTGCTGCAAGAAATGCAAGACATGTCCGATATGTCGTGAATTGATTAAGCTCCGTATGCCTGTATACGACGCGTAG